CATGGGCGATTCGTTCAGCCAATCGACGACACTCGAAGGGCCGCCCCTCGCCAGGCGCCTCCCTGGCGTGTCCTGGCAACAACGTCCTGTATTCGTTTCAGCCCCCATCCTGCTGCGAATCAGACCCGGCACGCTGCCGAAGAAGCCCTTCCCTGCGTATGAAGGCACCTGTGAGCCCCTGCTCTCCGCCCGGGCTAAATTCATCCTTGAGCCCCTCGCCATCAGCCACCTTCAGCTTCTCCCGGCGGACGTCTCCTTCGAGAGCGGGGAAGTCCAGAGGTTCTGGTGGCTTCATGTCTACCGCTCGATTCATTGCGTAGACAGGACGCGAACGAAGGGCCTGTTCTACTCCCCTCGAGAGATGATGGCGATTGGCAAGCTCGTGCTCGATGAGCAAGCACTCGCCGACATCCCGCTGGAGCGGCGGCTCATCTTCCGACTCGGAGAACTCCTCGACACCATTCTCCTCCACTCATCTCTCGTCGAACGACTGCGGAGCTGGGAAGCTGAGGGGTTCAAGTTCATGCGCATCGACGAGTGGTACCACCCCGACTTCATTGAGGACTACCGCGGCCCGTGAGGCCACAGCCTGGATGCCCTCCTCAAGAGAAGAGCCGGTGGAGCGAATCGAGTTCACGAGGCTCCACGACAGACGACTCGACGCTCGAAGGCGCCTGCCAGCCAGTCCCCATGCCACGAGGCGCTCCTCGTTGGTGTACTGCACACCACGCCTCCAGCCCTTGCCTGCGCCTACCTAAAACTCGGTCGCCGCGTCATGAGCGCGTCACCGACACATTCGGCAGCGCTTCAATGCGAGCGAGCGAGGCGCGCTCACGGAGGCGTCATCTTTCCTGACGCAGGGGCAACTGCTCTCGCCGGTTAAAGCGCGCGTGGCCCGCGTATTCTCGCGAGCGTTTCGAACATCTCGAATTCGGCCGACCTTCAGCCCAAGAGAACTTGCCTCACCTGGAAACAAGAGCGTGTATGTCTTTAGCGACGGGCGACGACGCCCACGCAGAGCGCGAGGACGACGATGAAGATCAAGAGCACCACCGCCTTCCGGGCCTACACCACCATGCGCGCGAACGAAGCCATCACCACAAAGCGCTTCATCGTGAAGTCGGTGAACAAGGACGGTTCTATCAGCCGCATGGCACCCACTAAGACTGATTGGCAGCTCAATGCGTTCGAAGAAGCCGATGCCGCCGAGGCCCGCCGCGTGGAGCTTGAGCGGCTCAATCCCGGCTCGCGCTTCGCGT
This genomic stretch from Myxococcus virescens harbors:
- a CDS encoding imm11 family protein, with protein sequence MQTEYFMLMGDSFSQSTTLEGPPLARRLPGVSWQQRPVFVSAPILLRIRPGTLPKKPFPAYEGTCEPLLSARAKFILEPLAISHLQLLPADVSFESGEVQRFWWLHVYRSIHCVDRTRTKGLFYSPREMMAIGKLVLDEQALADIPLERRLIFRLGELLDTILLHSSLVERLRSWEAEGFKFMRIDEWYHPDFIEDYRGP